Part of the Spinacia oleracea cultivar Varoflay chromosome 5, BTI_SOV_V1, whole genome shotgun sequence genome, TTTGTGATTCTTATCTAGAAATGTATGTGTCCCATTTTTTATCCAACAtcttgttttaatttttagtaaatatttttgtattttcttcaatagGATTATAGGAGGTTATGACTACATTAGTTGATTATACTCTTTAACTTTGATATAATATGCTACATTAATCTATCCATTTCAATTTTGCGGGCGTATAATATATGTATAAACAGTTAGTGAAGCGGACAAATTTTGGGACCCTTTCGGCCTTGCGCTCTAGGCGGTCGCACTCCTCGCCTATGCCCAGGGTCGGGCCTGGGAGGAAGCTGCAGATCCTTGGCCCCTACTTGTGCAAGAAGAAAATGTCTTGCATTCTGAGCATTATCCTGAGGTAAACACATTCAAAGTTATTATAATGATAACATGAGTTAGGTAATCACATTATTCTACACGTGGAAATAATTCCAAGTATTTACCTTTGAGAAGGGCAATTTCACTTTCTTAATCCAACACTCTAAAGCCTtgagcataaaaactccacaaTCATAACTGTTGCTTTGCTTGGGATTATCAACTACAAAAAGAATACTCCATGCGTCCATGTTGATATTGTGATGATGATACAAATGTCGTATCTGCAACAATTCCCATAATGTTTTTGTAATACCAACAAAAAAGGAACAAACAAATGTAAAACAGAGCATCACTGTACCAGCACAGAAACATGCAGTTTGTGACAAACAGCAAGATCATCATGGAGTGAGTCCATGATATATATATGGAGACCTCCAATATATGCGTGAATGGAGAAGAAGTGACCATCATCTAGAACACCTATATGAATCTTAATCACataaatgaaaccaattagtttcGTCAGAGTTACTAAAGAATTATAAAATTACAAGGCAAATTTGCAGTATAAACAGGTCGGCTAACTCAACATTTACCTCTAGTACACCATCAGCATAAACGGAATGGCTAAACTCAAAATCAATGCCTATTTTCTCGATGCAGGACTCCCAAATCTGTAATATTTCAGACAAAAACCAAATCAATAAATGGGTGATACAAAAGTAAAGATGGGCCAATAATGGGTGAAAACATTTGTCTTACATGTGGATCTACAATGCACAAACCCTCACAGGTAAGACATTTTTTAAGGACTTTACAGAAAGTACCTGCAACCTGTGTCCATTGGACAAAACAAATTACTAAACTGCTAGATAGCCTCAAGTTTTCTGAagccaaataaaataaatgattaaaaaaatgaaaagaagtCACCAAAGATATACACGAGTGTCCAATCTTTCCTTTCCACAATAGTTATGTAGATTGTCTGGAATAATCGTTAACCAGCGATCACTTGAAATCATGTAGTTACTGTCAtcctgaaaagaaaaaaaaataaagagatTAACtgatcaagtattcaaaagggaaAACaattcttgaggggcaaatttTGAACCTGTGTTTGCAAGAAAGGTATATCATTGTAACTAATCGTCTGCCAATCACCTGCCGGTTCACATAGTGATACAATACTCTGAAGTGACCTCTTCTTCCTGTTCTGTAATCAGAAATTAAATGCAATAAAATATTGTGCTTCCGTACATAAATAAGCTAAAGCTACAATGAGACAGATTCTGACACATTTCAGCTTTAGTTGCAAATTTGAAAATGCGAAAGTTCATGGGTTTCGAACTGATCCTCTATCAGTACACCAGTAAATTATCACACACATTATAACTTGTAAAGCCTGAACTGATTATCATCTTATTCTCTAATGTTCCACGATAAGCATTCAACTTATCAAGAACTTGATATGGCTGGTTATCACAAAAACTATTTCAGTGCAGCGTATGATGTAGGACGGCCAAAGCCATCATTCCCCAACCATATGGCTAGAATAGAGTGCCTCAATTTTACTCCACTCTTCGGGTCTACATCAAATTTATAGAAGGCAACCTGTCACTAATAGGAAAGTAATTCCAGTTAATCTTTAACACTCTTTATTTCCCAGCACCACCAAGCAACAGACAACAATCAACGCATAACATACCCTGCCTCCCTCCACTCCTCGAAACAACACAAAAGAcgtactccgtaattattaacGGACACACAAAAGCACAATTAGACACTTCACGGAAGGCAGAAAAATGAAATGATACATAGAAGCACAATTATTAACAAATAGATAATCAGTAATATAGAATTTGTTACCCATATGTTAACTGAACACCAAAAATAGACACAAACAGAAAAACGACACGCCAACCcaccacacacaaaaaaaaaaaaaaaatacgttAACACAATAGTAAAATACAATACAAACCCATCAAAATAATCGCAACAATTAATCAGACAATACCCTTTTTTGTTGTTCAACCCcaaaattcacaaaatcaaaCCTTAATCAAACCCAGTTCagaaattgaataaaaaagaaacccATGAAATTAACTAAAACTAAACATACCCACAGTAAATCTTTGAACTGCCTTTTAAAATGAGATGCGATCGTTGAAGACATTCTAGGTCGCTGACTGGAGAAATCTGTGTTTTGGGATAATGAACCGAGCAGGATAGACTGCTGCTCCACTGCAAACTCTTTAAATCGTATAAATTCACTCGTCTTCGAATACGACATTCCTATACACACATCAAATAACAGAATATTATCAACATAAACGTGTTTGGGAACCAAGTTAATGCAAAGCACCACTTCCAATCAGTCTCAAGTTAACTATGGAAATCTGAATAaaagtaaatccaaccaaatcTATGGAAATATCTTGCTTTCACTTGTTTGGTTTGTTAATATGGAAAACTATGGAAAAAAGAgtattccacaactttcacttGTTTGTTTTGGTGGAAATTGAAGTAAGTTAACTTACTACACATTGATAATTTAAGTCCTTTATATTTTATAGAAGTGATTAAAGTATTAAACAAAGTACATCAGAAAACTGCTTTACTCAATGCAAGCCCCTTGCCTGGCGAACATCACTAATGAAAATGAAACTACAGTACATCAGAAAATTATACAGTCCGCTTCCAGCTTTGAATTCATATTAGTTACAGTTTGAAATTCCTACTATGTTAGAGGTATAAATTAGCAATATACTCATATGTTGGCGGGAAATAATTGGAAAAATTAAACAACCAAGAATCATCCAGAGAAAGTATCAAACATCCACATGCATTCCAAAATACTTGTAGAAGTGTATCACAACATTTTGTAATTCAAAATTTCATCTTAAAATATTATAGAAGTGATTAAAGTATTAAACAAAGTACATCAGAAAACTGCTTTACTCATTGCAAGCCCCTTGCCTGGCGAACATCACTAATGAAAATGAAACTACAGTACATCAGAAAATTATACAGTCTGCTTCCAGCTTTGAATTCATATTAGTTACAGTTTGAAATTCCTACTATGTTAAGGGTAAGCTAATTACAGAGTATTGTTttttttagcttaaaatcggGGAGGGCTGCAATATTTGGGCCGGAGATTTAAAGTAATTTCAGTTTTTTTCTACACTTTGCACCAAACACAACATCCACACAACTTTGAAATAATTTAATTGGAGTACTCGGTATTAAAATTGCACATTAGTTTTTGGTAGGGGCCTATTTTTAAGATTAGAACAGGGCCTCCGAAATGTATAAGACGGCCCTGGTAAGAAATACAGAACAGTAGGATTAACACTTGATATTATTTGCACGACATGAGGGAGGTTTACACATGTAGTTGTTTAAAATTTACTAAGAGAAGGCATCCAGGAGGCTATTGGCTTTGAATATTCAAGTATGTACTCCAAATtctaaaaactaattacaaggCACCCAAAATTGTCGATATAGAATTTAAAAATCCTAATTACTCAGGGGGCGGATCTAGGGGGTACATTGGTGGTACAATGTACCCCCattcttaaaaaaaaataaggggTCGTTTGGTTGGGGCATTTGGAATGGGTTGGAATGGAGTTAGAACCCATTCCATCTATTTTATTGTTTGGTTGGGCTTTTTTGGAATGGAGTCTCAAACCTAGGGGTTTCTATCTCCTCCCCATACCCCTGGAATCCCATACCCACCTCCCCCCAAAGATTCAAAATCCATTCCACCAAAGTTTCTAACCCTAGCTCACAAAAGAGGGAAGAGAAAGAACGGTTCAGCCGCCCACCATTACCGATTCACCGGCGATCTACTCTCAGGCGACCGTCAATCCGGAGACCATCACCGGTGACCGTCATCTTGTCCGGTGGGATAATTCGCGGTTGGGTAGGTAAGTTTTACATTTTTTCCCCCTTTAATTTCGTCATCTGTGTGCCTGTTTTGATAATTCGCGTTTATATGTGTGTATGTTTTGATGATTAGCGTTTATATGTGTGTCTGATGTTATTTAATTTGGCGGCACGTTGTTACTGGGATTGTGATAGCTCATTTGTTTCGTAATTACAGGGATAGCTATCATGAAAATGTGATATTTTATAAGTTATCATTATGTAATATTTTTATACATATATTACAGAGATTGTGTTTGCCCATAAATGGTTGATTGTTGAAAAAGTAATTTGTTAGATTTTAGATTAAAATACTCACAAGTGAAGGCTGTTTGGATTTGTTTACACTGGTTAGGCCAATAATCTGCAAGTGATAATGTATTCCGGAATTGATGTGTTTATGTAACAGTAGCTTAGCTATGAATTAGGACCAAAAAAGGTTTAAAGCTTGCCATAGTAATTTATAAATTCTTGAAACTCAATCTATAGTTTAACATTTACTTTTCGTAATTTTTTTAATAGCTTCAATAACTATCTATTATATGCGTATCATACACAGAAATGGCTCCCTTGCAATTGACTAACATAaggagaaggaagaagaagCAAATAGAGTTACTAATAACAATTATGGTTGTTATTAATGTAATTCCTATTATGTATTATGTGTTGTTTATGATGGGAGTGATACTTCATAAAATTGAAAGGCCTAGATATAGCAAGAGTGAGAAGAAACGTCTTAGGCTAAAGAAATTGAATACATTAATTAAGTATAGTGATGTAATTTGCAAGAGTGAACTTCGGGTAAATAGAAGAACTTTTGGTGTGATTTGTGAGATGGCAAGAGATATTGGAGGATTGACGGAAAGTCGAAACATGTCAATAGAAGAAATAGTAGCCATGTTTTTGTTCACTTTGGCTCATCATATAAAAAATAGGACAGtgggaaatattttttttcgaaGTGGAGAAAGTGTTAGTCGAAACTTTCATCGATGTCTACTTGCTATTCTAAAGTTACATGATCATCTACTTAAAAAGCCGACACCTATAACGGAAGATTGCGAGGATGGGCGGTGGAAATACTTTAAGGTATTATAATGTCTTACTtgttcattacttataaaatcaACCAAAATATATTTATGTCAAACTTATATATGACTTTGTTATTTTGTAGAATTGTTTAGGAGCCTTAGACGGCACATATGTTAGTGTTCATGTCGCAAATGAGGATAGGCCAAGGTATCGGACAAGGAAAGGTTCTATTGCCATGAATGTACTAGGTGTGTGTAATCCTAATATGGAATTTATATATGTGCAACCTGGTTGGGAAGGATCTGCTCATGATGGTCGTGTCCTTCGAGATGCCATTAGTAGGCCTCATGGTTTAAAAGTTCCTCAAGGTAAATAATATAATAGAACCATGGAGTTTTTATGCAAGTATATTCTATATGAACAAATTAATGACTACCTTTTATTATTTGTCAAATATAAAGGTTCCTATTATTTGGTTGATGCGGGATATACAAATTGTGAGGGTTTCTTAGCGCCATATAGAGGCCATCGATATCACCTGAAAGAGTGGGGAGATCGACTTCCAATTAGCGCTGAAGAGTATTTCAACATGAAACATTCCAAAGCTAGGAATGTAATTGAAAGATGCTTTGGATTATTGAAAGGAAGATGGGGTATTCTAAGATCCCCATCTTTCTTCCCAATACGTACTCAAGGACGTATAGTTCAAGCTTGTGTCCTATTACATAACGTGATTCGAAAGTATATGCCAACCGATTACACTACATATTTTGATTCCGAGAATGAAGAAGAAAGTGATGATGAGGACACTGATGAGGAAATGGAATATATTACTGTTATTGCAACATCCGATGCTTGGACTAATTATCGAAACACTTTAGCACAAACTTTGTTTAATAACTGGAGAGCTAGATGTATTGCAAACACATGAAtgtttatttatattttcagTTTTTCACAAGATGTTGTTTATTTATCTTTATTTAATggtgtatttttattaaaagaatTATTTCTATGTCTTGTTTGTGACACAAGAGCGAcattttattgtttaattagGTTGATTGGATCTAattatataaattttaattagcaaatctaattatttaaagtattttgTTTTGCATGTGGATATAAAAACTGTACAGGATGGATATTGGTCAAAGTTCTCAAGGAGGAAGAGGAAAAAATAAACGTTCATGGACAAAAGCTGAAGAAGAAGTTCTAATTAATAGCCTATTGGAAATGACTACAGACCCGTCTTGGAAAGCTGATGGAAGTTTTAAGAGTGGCTTTAAAAATAAGTTGGAAGAGAAATTGAATGATAAATTTCCAGGATGTGGTCTCAAAGTCGTTCCTCACATCGAGTCAAAAATCAAATGGTTTAGGGACAAATACAATGTGCTATCAGAAATGTTTCGTACTTCAGGATTTTCGTGGGATgaagagaaaaaaataatactATGTGAGAGACAATCTTATGATGATTTTTGTAAGGTAAATAATACTTCTCACCCCTTCTTTCTCACTTTTCGTAAGCCATTAGTTTAAGATAAATAatctatttttttatatattttaattgcAGCAACATAAAAATGCTCAAGGGTTATGGAATGTTCCATTTCCTTTCTTTGACCAATTAGCAACTATTTATGGATGTGATCGAGCTACAGGGGCTAATTCCGAAACTTTTGTACAAGTTGTGGGTAATCAACAAAATGAGACTATTAACTTGGATAAGGATCAAACTGATGAAGATGATGACATTGAGGATACCGAGTCAGTGAATCAATCAAATCAATCAACT contains:
- the LOC110788365 gene encoding uncharacterized protein encodes the protein MDIGQSSQGGRGKNKRSWTKAEEEVLINSLLEMTTDPSWKADGSFKSGFKNKLEEKLNDKFPGCGLKVVPHIESKIKWFRDKYNVLSEMFRTSGFSWDEEKKIILCERQSYDDFCKQHKNAQGLWNVPFPFFDQLATIYGCDRATGANSETFVQVVGNQQNETINLDKDQTDEDDDIEDTESVNQSNQSTPGEPSSKRSKEKTPKGKLRKRKLPEVVDLTSSFNNVI
- the LOC110788349 gene encoding protein ALP1-like, encoding MAPLQLTNIRRRKKKQIELLITIMVVINVIPIMYYVLFMMGVILHKIERPRYSKSEKKRLRLKKLNTLIKYSDVICKSELRVNRRTFGVICEMARDIGGLTESRNMSIEEIVAMFLFTLAHHIKNRTVGNIFFRSGESVSRNFHRCLLAILKLHDHLLKKPTPITEDCEDGRWKYFKNCLGALDGTYVSVHVANEDRPRYRTRKGSIAMNVLGVCNPNMEFIYVQPGWEGSAHDGRVLRDAISRPHGLKVPQGSYYLVDAGYTNCEGFLAPYRGHRYHLKEWGDRLPISAEEYFNMKHSKARNVIERCFGLLKGRWGILRSPSFFPIRTQGRIVQACVLLHNVIRKYMPTDYTTYFDSENEEESDDEDTDEEMEYITVIATSDAWTNYRNTLAQTLFNNWRARCIANT
- the LOC130460786 gene encoding uncharacterized protein, whose protein sequence is MSYSKTSEFIRFKEFAVEQQSILLGSLSQNTDFSSQRPRMSSTIASHFKRQFKDLLWNRKKRSLQSIVSLCEPAGDWQTISYNDIPFLQTQDDSNYMISSDRWLTIIPDNLHNYCGKERLDTRVAGTFCKVLKKCLTCEGLCIVDPHIWESCIEKIGIDFEFSHSVYADGVLEIHIGVLDDGHFFSIHAYIGGLHIYIMDSLHDDLAVCHKLHVSVLIRHLYHHHNINMDAWSILFVVDNPKQSNSYDCGVFMLKALECWIKKVKLPFSKDNAQNARHFLLAQVGAKDLQLPPRPDPGHRRGVRPPRAQGRKGPKICPLH